A region of Paracoccus albus DNA encodes the following proteins:
- a CDS encoding type IV secretory system conjugative DNA transfer family protein, which yields MTRTLVLLPFGMLGGAFIGLMLGAFWVTRRLGSPIQDTDLLLLVHSIPSWSMMTQEPWRTGYLFGLYGAGIMAVFVALLAIGPQLTGYGTAHFQGPAEIKRNGLLKKVGNGLVFGKIPRAGMIGKIFKFRRFVSATYDKFPHCLVVAPTRAGKGVGYVIPNTLLFPGSCVILDVKGEIFEATSRHRQSEGDEIFYFAPFDFEHPSHRYNPLERIAALKNTDQQFTELSKLSTYFLTTSEKGGATDFIVGARELFVAGGMLAIERGKPTIGEITRVLFGGADKSEEYKLRAAEARHAQTKDIFTDFSGYADRTLSSYVSVLKGAGLGLWVNPTVDRVTSGNDFSWQNVRMKPQTVYIVVNSDDIITLAPLMRLLFGELIATLRASLPNPKTEPWPVQIILDEFDQLGTMPIVVQSLKQLAGHGGRVSIITQSIPGLDKHYGENDRMSIESAAGIKAFISPNEKKTAGEVSEALGKTTRLSVSDSLSSDGRGLLRRSVSRRNEERPLMSVDEVRKLNAAKIILIPERQNPILADRIEYFKDPHFSPIMAAQSGPLPYPDERHQIRSMRVEIEKLQSEVAQFRPLPYAPPPPGNTAKALIAEVEAAQPAMTDDEAREALRPSDMEVIKKASDFRKKMKAKVPGG from the coding sequence ATGACCCGCACACTGGTCCTTTTGCCATTCGGCATGCTCGGCGGCGCGTTCATCGGATTGATGCTTGGGGCTTTCTGGGTCACGAGGCGGCTCGGTAGCCCGATTCAGGACACCGACCTGCTTTTGCTGGTTCATTCAATCCCCAGCTGGTCGATGATGACGCAAGAGCCCTGGCGGACGGGCTATTTGTTCGGCCTGTATGGTGCGGGCATCATGGCAGTATTTGTCGCGCTGCTTGCCATTGGCCCGCAGCTTACGGGGTACGGAACCGCGCATTTTCAAGGCCCCGCAGAGATCAAGCGCAACGGTCTGCTTAAAAAGGTTGGTAATGGGCTTGTCTTCGGCAAAATCCCGCGCGCCGGAATGATAGGGAAAATCTTCAAATTTCGGCGTTTCGTTTCGGCCACTTACGACAAGTTCCCGCATTGCCTGGTTGTCGCCCCGACGCGCGCGGGCAAGGGCGTCGGGTATGTCATCCCGAACACGCTCCTGTTTCCGGGCAGCTGCGTCATTCTCGATGTGAAGGGTGAAATCTTCGAGGCCACGTCCCGCCACCGCCAGTCGGAGGGTGACGAGATCTTCTATTTCGCACCCTTCGACTTCGAGCACCCCTCGCATCGCTACAATCCGCTGGAACGCATTGCCGCCCTGAAGAATACAGATCAGCAGTTCACGGAATTGAGCAAGCTATCGACCTATTTCCTGACCACCAGCGAGAAGGGCGGCGCTACTGATTTCATCGTCGGCGCACGTGAGTTGTTCGTCGCCGGCGGGATGCTTGCCATTGAGCGTGGGAAGCCAACCATTGGAGAAATTACCCGCGTCCTCTTCGGCGGTGCTGACAAGTCCGAGGAATACAAGCTGCGTGCAGCCGAGGCTCGTCATGCACAAACAAAAGATATCTTTACGGATTTCAGCGGCTATGCCGACCGCACCCTGTCTTCCTATGTCTCGGTCCTGAAGGGCGCGGGGCTTGGACTCTGGGTTAACCCGACAGTTGATCGCGTCACCAGCGGCAATGACTTCAGCTGGCAGAACGTCCGAATGAAGCCCCAGACGGTCTATATCGTGGTCAACAGCGATGACATTATCACCCTTGCGCCGCTGATGCGCCTGCTGTTCGGCGAGTTGATCGCCACCCTACGAGCGTCGCTGCCGAACCCTAAGACCGAGCCTTGGCCGGTCCAGATAATCCTCGATGAGTTTGACCAATTAGGCACGATGCCAATCGTCGTGCAGTCGCTTAAGCAGCTGGCAGGCCACGGTGGTCGCGTGTCGATTATCACGCAATCTATTCCTGGACTCGATAAGCACTATGGCGAGAATGATCGCATGTCGATTGAATCCGCAGCTGGCATCAAGGCATTTATCAGCCCAAATGAGAAAAAGACCGCCGGGGAAGTTTCTGAGGCACTGGGCAAGACAACTCGCCTCTCCGTAAGCGACAGCCTGTCCTCTGACGGTCGAGGGCTCCTCCGGCGGTCTGTATCGCGGCGGAATGAAGAGCGCCCGCTGATGAGCGTAGATGAGGTTAGGAAGCTCAATGCCGCGAAAATCATCCTGATTCCCGAGCGCCAAAACCCGATTCTGGCGGATCGCATCGAGTATTTCAAAGATCCTCATTTTTCGCCAATCATGGCAGCGCAGTCCGGGCCACTGCCGTATCCCGATGAGCGGCACCAGATCAGGTCGATGCGTGTCGAGATCGAGAAGCTGCAAAGCGAGGTGGCGCAGTTCCGCCCGCTGCCCTATGCGCCACCGCCGCCGGGTA
- a CDS encoding ATPase, T2SS/T4P/T4SS family, translating into MEPENYLDYDLSILDPYLRDEATVEIAVNPDGHVWIERAGDAVMTRADLTLTVDQAHDLAGVIANTQDLTLTEQQPAISTTIEYRGVTLRCQAIVRPAAAIGPTLSFRIFRRRPGGVEPRRFAFLRDQSVSLEQERHDKLAHIQKLALTSPDPDDFLRECVREKMNILISGGTSAGKTELGRRLLWMVTEWERLVLIEDSSELLPAKPNVVGLLADRIRDSERSADKLLEMTLRLRPDRIILGELRGAEALTFLEAINTGHEGSFTTVHATTARKAVNRLAFLVLRAGMPLTMTEISRYISDSIDVIIQTGRIGKQRGILETYFPALEDDLANDQHKGH; encoded by the coding sequence ATGGAGCCGGAAAACTATCTCGATTATGATCTCAGTATTCTCGATCCGTACTTGCGCGATGAAGCCACGGTCGAAATTGCAGTTAATCCTGATGGGCACGTCTGGATTGAGCGAGCCGGTGACGCGGTGATGACAAGGGCAGACCTGACGCTGACAGTGGATCAGGCGCATGATCTGGCAGGGGTCATCGCAAACACGCAAGATTTAACACTAACCGAGCAGCAGCCGGCGATTTCTACGACGATCGAATATCGCGGTGTAACATTGCGATGCCAGGCCATTGTGCGCCCTGCGGCAGCGATAGGTCCAACTCTGTCGTTCCGGATATTCCGACGCCGACCGGGCGGTGTTGAGCCTCGCCGGTTCGCGTTCTTGCGTGATCAGAGCGTGTCACTGGAGCAAGAGCGCCATGACAAGCTAGCGCATATCCAGAAGTTGGCCCTCACGTCACCTGATCCCGACGATTTCCTGCGTGAATGTGTCAGAGAAAAGATGAATATTCTGATTTCCGGTGGCACCTCCGCGGGAAAGACGGAGCTCGGGCGTCGATTGTTGTGGATGGTGACCGAATGGGAACGGTTGGTGCTGATTGAAGATTCGTCAGAGCTCTTGCCCGCAAAGCCGAATGTCGTCGGCTTGTTGGCCGACCGGATCAGGGATTCCGAACGATCGGCTGACAAGCTGCTGGAAATGACGCTTCGCCTCAGGCCTGACCGGATTATTCTTGGCGAGCTGCGTGGCGCCGAAGCCCTGACCTTCCTCGAAGCCATCAACACAGGACATGAGGGCAGCTTTACGACGGTACATGCCACAACGGCCCGCAAAGCCGTCAATCGGCTCGCCTTCCTCGTTCTGAGGGCGGGGATGCCGCTGACCATGACGGAAATCTCCCGGTACATCAGCGATTCGATTGATGTGATTATTCAAACCGGCCGGATCGGCAAGCAACGCGGCATTCTTGAAACCTATTTCCCCGCACTTGAAGACGACCTGGCCAACGATCAGCATAAGGGACACTGA
- a CDS encoding TrbI/VirB10 family protein yields the protein MTDNNGENPVVAERLKRLKPQARQQSRLRKAVLPAVMLAIGLGAGGYVAVKMQANRPDGQTMPTAEVSEFQDGLGLDGFTVTRDEDETPVREEAPAPQIEVRTEADPATLAELNSAREELERLRNDLAQARAAEGDTSALDELRLELEAMRSEADLRDQAYDEMMRDNLRLQTELDTASMMAEQDRLAADAEAQRLIALEQRRAEDAARRAAAEAELEARTQSPMVAYRAGGGSAGGGTTEDLPEEGSQSDAEAFRRASAGRADVTQAEIVADPSRTVIQGTLIEATLSNAISSQLEGNVSATVSYDVWSMDMSNVVIPRGSKIFGRYSSSVDKGQRRILVTWDRLVTPDGQSVVMAAYGTDRIGRSGLTGRVNNHTFGRFAAAAAVSLISAAPSLLAAAVESEEDGEISSDTAENLGQNMSDSVAGMMQDYIDIPTTISIDQGAVVMVMVNTDLEML from the coding sequence ATGACTGATAACAATGGTGAAAACCCTGTTGTGGCGGAGCGCCTAAAGCGCCTGAAACCACAGGCACGACAACAGTCGCGCCTGCGCAAGGCCGTACTTCCTGCTGTGATGCTTGCAATAGGCCTTGGCGCCGGCGGATATGTGGCAGTCAAGATGCAGGCTAATCGTCCAGATGGGCAAACCATGCCGACGGCGGAGGTCAGCGAGTTTCAGGATGGTCTGGGGTTGGATGGATTTACCGTGACCCGCGACGAGGACGAAACTCCGGTTCGGGAGGAAGCACCGGCACCTCAGATCGAAGTTCGAACCGAGGCCGATCCAGCAACACTGGCGGAATTGAACAGTGCCCGTGAAGAACTTGAAAGGCTTCGGAACGACCTGGCGCAAGCGCGCGCAGCCGAGGGAGACACTTCGGCACTAGATGAGCTGCGGCTGGAGCTGGAAGCAATGCGTTCGGAGGCGGATCTGCGCGATCAGGCCTATGATGAAATGATGCGCGATAATTTGCGTCTTCAAACGGAACTCGACACGGCTTCGATGATGGCCGAGCAGGACCGACTGGCCGCTGACGCAGAAGCGCAGCGGTTGATTGCGCTCGAACAACGCAGGGCAGAAGACGCGGCGCGTCGGGCTGCGGCAGAAGCCGAACTAGAGGCGCGAACGCAGTCGCCTATGGTGGCCTATCGCGCAGGTGGAGGCTCTGCCGGCGGCGGCACAACAGAAGACCTCCCCGAGGAGGGCAGCCAATCCGATGCCGAGGCGTTTCGTCGAGCGTCGGCAGGGCGTGCTGACGTCACGCAGGCCGAAATTGTCGCGGACCCCAGCCGTACAGTGATTCAGGGCACACTGATCGAGGCAACCCTGTCCAACGCCATTTCGTCACAGCTCGAAGGCAACGTATCCGCGACTGTTTCCTATGATGTTTGGTCCATGGACATGAGCAACGTCGTCATTCCTCGGGGCTCAAAGATCTTTGGTCGGTACAGCTCGTCCGTAGACAAAGGCCAGCGTCGAATTCTGGTGACCTGGGATCGCCTTGTCACCCCGGACGGGCAATCGGTCGTGATGGCAGCATATGGAACTGACCGCATAGGGCGCTCCGGCCTGACAGGCCGCGTGAACAACCATACATTTGGTCGCTTCGCGGCGGCGGCGGCCGTGTCGCTGATTTCAGCGGCGCCGTCACTTTTGGCGGCGGCTGTTGAATCCGAGGAAGACGGGGAAATTTCGTCGGACACCGCCGAAAACCTCGGCCAGAACATGAGCGACAGCGTCGCTGGCATGATGCAGGACTACATCGACATCCCGACGACAATCAGCATTGATCAGGGTGCTGTGGTGATGGTCATGGTCAACACAGACTTGGAAATGCTGTGA
- a CDS encoding TrbG/VirB9 family P-type conjugative transfer protein codes for MKTVLAAGIFVLVASGMAIAETRPQAGNRDSRVTYATYQEGQVYTIHTRVRNVSLIELGNGETIRSIAIGDSEAFQVEKLEGSNVFTIKPVLAGVSANLTVETNRRFYFLNVVESGAATPNWSVKFTVPGGGRSGTRTAASVPPEAPMSYRVISRTSGADFTPVGISDDGRRTMFQVPPGAPIPSIFRADGQGQEYSVNTSVNGTIITVGARSERWVLRYGDQSVCVEGQPGGRS; via the coding sequence ATGAAAACTGTTCTTGCCGCAGGCATATTTGTCCTTGTCGCGTCAGGCATGGCCATTGCCGAGACCCGCCCGCAGGCCGGGAACCGCGACAGTCGTGTGACCTATGCCACCTATCAGGAGGGTCAGGTCTATACCATTCACACCCGCGTTCGAAACGTCTCGCTGATAGAGCTGGGAAATGGGGAAACCATTCGCTCCATCGCGATCGGAGACAGCGAGGCATTTCAGGTCGAGAAACTGGAAGGCTCAAATGTCTTCACAATCAAGCCGGTCTTGGCGGGCGTCAGCGCAAATCTCACCGTGGAGACCAATCGACGCTTCTATTTCCTCAACGTTGTCGAATCCGGCGCCGCCACGCCGAACTGGTCGGTAAAGTTCACCGTTCCGGGCGGAGGCAGAAGCGGCACCCGCACAGCGGCAAGCGTCCCGCCCGAGGCTCCTATGAGCTATCGCGTGATCAGCCGCACATCTGGCGCAGACTTTACGCCCGTCGGCATTTCGGACGACGGTCGACGCACCATGTTCCAGGTGCCGCCGGGGGCACCCATTCCGTCAATCTTCAGGGCCGACGGACAGGGACAGGAATACAGCGTCAATACGTCGGTCAACGGAACGATCATTACGGTCGGCGCCCGATCCGAGCGCTGGGTCCTGCGCTACGGCGATCAGTCCGTATGTGTTGAGGGCCAACCGGGGGGGCGTTCGTGA
- a CDS encoding virB8 family protein: protein MADVESDNRTILENELIFGVRRRERLAWTLGICGTLLGLAGVTVAGLTLPLKETQAFLTIVDKDTGIAQRVVEVEAAGVEQSAAVQQSLLFNYVMNRETYDDADNEARILQVFRMSGPAQQAAIRAQWDQSNPNYPPTLYGSSGRVEVEIHSINPLSENSAQIRFTKRLVRPGEPDREGKFYVTVQYAFQPTQAKAVQLVWENPFGFQVMDYRVTAETLNAQNMEDEQ from the coding sequence ATGGCAGACGTCGAGTCTGACAACAGGACGATTCTGGAAAACGAGCTGATCTTCGGCGTTCGCCGGCGTGAACGGCTGGCCTGGACGTTGGGAATCTGCGGAACATTGTTAGGTCTTGCCGGCGTCACGGTTGCTGGCCTCACCCTGCCGCTCAAGGAAACGCAGGCTTTCCTGACCATTGTCGACAAGGACACGGGCATCGCGCAACGCGTTGTCGAAGTCGAGGCGGCGGGGGTCGAGCAATCAGCGGCCGTGCAGCAATCGTTGCTCTTTAACTATGTCATGAATCGCGAGACCTATGACGATGCCGATAACGAAGCTCGCATCTTGCAGGTTTTCCGCATGTCTGGTCCCGCACAACAAGCAGCGATCAGAGCTCAATGGGATCAGTCAAATCCGAACTACCCACCCACGCTCTACGGCAGTTCGGGCCGGGTCGAGGTGGAGATTCATTCCATCAATCCGCTCTCGGAGAATTCGGCTCAGATCCGGTTCACCAAAAGACTTGTCCGACCGGGCGAGCCGGATCGGGAAGGCAAATTTTACGTCACAGTTCAATACGCCTTTCAGCCAACACAGGCGAAGGCAGTTCAGTTGGTCTGGGAAAATCCATTCGGCTTTCAGGTCATGGATTACAGGGTGACGGCTGAAACGCTGAACGCACAAAACATGGAGGATGAGCAATGA
- a CDS encoding type IV secretion system protein: MGLVVNIIASVDDSVRNVGARYFEATADAFGPVLVICATLLVMLVGINMALGIWRMSAADAWQIVTRILLVMLFATSWRNFGVFYDALSDGSAKMALSFFTGSAPSGAEAMDDFAGQMSDVVDGAAKSVSSIMRGLVAGLLYIILGVLMAAYVLIVVFSKIMIAFLLGVAPMAMIMTIFNKTKNLFEAWLSSFIGYLLYPIAAAAVIGAIVSVANEQFKPQGDVEDLSMILGFLCVAFVGIFALMQIPQAAANITGTFNLAGIAPQALCTVGRPFAAAAGAVGARAGAAASGFATGQTPSAAARTRERTWAERGAAFRQKLNGIEIMRPK, encoded by the coding sequence ATGGGACTGGTGGTCAATATAATTGCTTCGGTCGATGACTCGGTGCGGAATGTGGGCGCGCGCTATTTTGAGGCTACAGCGGACGCTTTCGGCCCGGTTCTGGTGATCTGTGCGACGCTTCTGGTCATGCTGGTCGGGATCAATATGGCATTGGGTATCTGGCGCATGTCAGCGGCCGATGCCTGGCAGATCGTCACGCGCATCTTGTTGGTCATGCTTTTTGCCACATCGTGGCGGAATTTCGGGGTGTTCTATGATGCCTTGTCCGACGGCAGTGCCAAGATGGCCTTGAGCTTCTTTACCGGGTCCGCGCCCTCAGGGGCCGAGGCGATGGACGATTTCGCCGGTCAGATGTCCGATGTGGTGGATGGGGCTGCGAAATCTGTCAGTTCGATCATGCGCGGGCTGGTGGCCGGGCTGCTTTATATCATCCTCGGCGTCCTGATGGCAGCCTATGTGCTGATCGTCGTCTTCTCGAAGATCATGATCGCTTTCCTTCTCGGTGTAGCCCCGATGGCGATGATAATGACCATTTTCAACAAGACAAAGAACCTCTTCGAAGCCTGGCTCTCTTCCTTTATCGGCTATCTGCTCTATCCGATCGCAGCGGCCGCCGTGATCGGGGCGATTGTTTCCGTGGCTAATGAGCAGTTCAAGCCGCAAGGAGATGTCGAAGACCTGTCGATGATCCTCGGATTTCTCTGTGTCGCCTTCGTCGGCATATTCGCTCTGATGCAGATCCCGCAAGCGGCGGCAAACATCACCGGCACGTTCAATCTTGCCGGTATTGCACCTCAGGCCCTTTGTACAGTCGGTCGACCCTTCGCAGCGGCGGCAGGCGCCGTCGGTGCGAGGGCGGGCGCAGCCGCATCCGGCTTTGCGACGGGTCAGACACCGAGCGCGGCGGCGCGGACCCGCGAGCGCACCTGGGCAGAGCGCGGGGCTGCGTTTCGGCAGAAACTGAACGGCATCGAAATCATGCGACCGAAATAA
- a CDS encoding type IV secretion system protein — protein MNMIRTAATAISLTWAGTLSASAQVPTLDLGSIGKLSEQLVEAKLQLQEQITQNLKLDEQTAQMLEQLRVLQQQITALTDGLSLADLGIDPDSFLEDILPDFADLTSAVTAARNGDWDSVLASGASLGGSGGGSRSVASHVDSTLESAGMSRNQVEELTSSDDPAAARIGQAANIGAFLSVAAESSSQQAKESLARIDGYVQQIPETAGLKEAIDLNTQVTAELGIALANVWSMEAIQTVGAGEMGVMDAATAADEEKYLNVSLED, from the coding sequence ATGAACATGATCAGAACTGCCGCCACCGCCATCTCTCTGACCTGGGCTGGGACGCTTTCTGCGTCCGCGCAGGTGCCCACCCTCGATCTGGGAAGTATCGGAAAGCTGTCTGAACAGCTGGTCGAGGCTAAGCTGCAACTGCAGGAGCAGATCACGCAAAACCTGAAGCTGGATGAACAGACAGCGCAGATGCTGGAACAACTTCGGGTCCTTCAGCAGCAGATCACCGCGCTGACCGACGGGCTTTCGTTGGCCGATCTAGGCATTGATCCGGATAGCTTTCTGGAGGACATTTTGCCGGATTTCGCGGACCTTACCTCTGCTGTGACCGCCGCTCGCAACGGGGATTGGGACAGCGTCCTGGCATCGGGTGCTTCGCTCGGTGGATCTGGCGGAGGGTCGCGATCAGTGGCCTCCCATGTCGACAGCACGCTCGAATCCGCCGGTATGTCCCGTAATCAGGTCGAGGAGCTGACCAGCAGCGATGATCCGGCGGCAGCGCGGATCGGACAGGCAGCAAATATCGGGGCCTTTCTGAGTGTGGCCGCCGAAAGCTCGTCGCAACAGGCGAAGGAAAGCCTTGCGCGCATTGACGGATACGTTCAGCAGATCCCAGAGACGGCTGGCCTTAAGGAGGCGATCGACCTGAACACGCAGGTCACAGCGGAACTGGGCATTGCGCTTGCGAATGTTTGGTCGATGGAAGCTATTCAGACCGTCGGCGCAGGCGAAATGGGCGTGATGGATGCCGCAACGGCTGCGGACGAGGAAAAATACCTGAACGTGTCGCTGGAGGATTGA
- a CDS encoding lytic transglycosylase domain-containing protein: protein MISVRRKPVLAAALLLSTAVPTFGQVPTIDLRKIALDVLHIETEVQATQEEADETAERTVQNEVRADQLAAAEETLRLLTETSQFVPGLEGAGVSGDGSYAGAIEIYAIEDNNPYAERLMGDAPVGIEDMIAETVMKYAGHPGLRRVGINAVEFRCWFQALVKQESNFKITAQSHVGAFGLTQIMPGTFDYLGIPRGPGRNDPRVQLDGGARYLLEQMNTFGSMPLALAAYNAGPGNVRKYNGIPPFDETQNYVRRITGYYNRYAARMGGNAEAVGTLDPRDMAIANASNVSDAAIGYASHSMNTMHGSMERLTQIIRQIETTGSVKEAMDLNTYARAEVARMAAILTRLQAVQRKVEAARYALLFEAYARDEAYLNVRLDQ, encoded by the coding sequence ATGATCTCAGTTCGCAGAAAGCCGGTCCTTGCCGCTGCGCTGCTTCTGTCGACAGCGGTGCCGACATTTGGTCAGGTGCCGACAATCGACCTGCGTAAAATTGCACTCGACGTTCTTCATATCGAAACCGAGGTGCAGGCAACGCAGGAAGAGGCGGATGAAACCGCAGAACGCACGGTGCAGAATGAGGTGCGGGCGGACCAGCTTGCGGCGGCAGAGGAAACGTTGCGCCTCTTGACGGAGACCTCGCAATTCGTGCCCGGCCTCGAAGGTGCGGGCGTGTCTGGGGATGGCAGCTATGCTGGGGCCATCGAGATATACGCGATCGAGGACAACAACCCCTATGCCGAACGGCTTATGGGGGATGCGCCCGTCGGTATCGAGGACATGATTGCCGAAACGGTGATGAAATATGCAGGCCATCCTGGCCTGCGCCGAGTAGGTATCAACGCTGTTGAGTTTCGCTGTTGGTTCCAGGCGCTCGTGAAGCAGGAATCCAACTTCAAGATTACTGCACAAAGCCATGTTGGAGCCTTTGGTCTGACACAGATCATGCCTGGCACATTCGACTACCTTGGTATTCCACGAGGCCCGGGGCGCAATGACCCAAGGGTGCAGCTGGATGGCGGAGCCCGGTATCTTCTGGAACAGATGAACACGTTTGGCTCCATGCCCCTGGCGCTCGCGGCCTACAATGCGGGCCCCGGCAACGTGCGGAAATACAATGGCATTCCGCCCTTCGACGAGACACAGAATTACGTTCGGCGGATCACCGGCTACTATAATCGCTATGCGGCCCGGATGGGCGGCAATGCCGAGGCCGTTGGCACCCTCGATCCACGGGACATGGCGATAGCGAACGCTTCAAACGTCTCCGATGCAGCCATTGGTTACGCAAGCCACTCAATGAACACAATGCATGGCTCGATGGAGCGCCTGACCCAGATCATTCGACAGATCGAAACGACAGGATCCGTTAAGGAGGCCATGGATCTGAACACCTATGCCCGCGCAGAAGTGGCCCGAATGGCCGCTATCCTTACCAGACTGCAAGCCGTTCAGCGGAAGGTCGAGGCGGCGCGCTACGCACTGCTGTTTGAGGCTTATGCCCGCGACGAAGCCTATCTTAATGTGAGGTTGGACCAATGA
- a CDS encoding VirB3 family type IV secretion system protein, producing the protein MEQHSVILGLSRQAKLIGLPLPYAVGVGSLLLFPFIWTEMLSWLVTAPLWYGAAKLSVALNPNGHKALMIYLRKTPPRLSLAPRKGPRDYV; encoded by the coding sequence ATGGAACAGCATTCGGTCATACTTGGCCTTTCCAGGCAAGCCAAGCTTATTGGCTTGCCGTTACCCTATGCCGTTGGTGTTGGGTCACTACTCCTGTTCCCGTTTATCTGGACGGAAATGCTCAGCTGGCTGGTAACTGCTCCGCTTTGGTACGGCGCGGCCAAGTTGTCGGTGGCGCTTAACCCCAACGGTCACAAAGCGCTGATGATCTATCTCCGGAAAACGCCCCCGCGGTTGTCTCTGGCTCCAAGGAAGGGTCCTCGCGACTATGTATGA
- a CDS encoding TrbC/VirB2 family protein, translating to MTAILTLTAIIVVATPHFAAAQSSFDLSPVTSAGDTFLSWLKTFAKIVLSVGLIIAGLMAAGNRLSWMWPLMIAIGAFFAFGGSKLIDELATWFS from the coding sequence ATGACGGCCATTTTGACTTTGACGGCCATCATTGTCGTTGCCACACCACATTTTGCGGCAGCACAATCAAGCTTCGACTTGTCGCCGGTCACTTCGGCTGGGGACACTTTCCTGTCCTGGCTCAAAACCTTTGCAAAGATCGTCCTGTCGGTCGGCCTGATCATTGCCGGCCTGATGGCGGCCGGAAACCGCCTGTCGTGGATGTGGCCGCTCATGATCGCTATTGGTGCATTTTTTGCCTTTGGCGGATCGAAGCTGATCGACGAATTGGCGACGTGGTTCAGCTGA
- a CDS encoding lytic transglycosylase domain-containing protein, translating to MTLLESRASATTGSSGIAAARATALRYQNHPALRANNIPAAEWVALFQALVKQESGFNPGALSNKGAIGYAQLMPATAAALGVNPHDPMQNLDGGARYLLTQIQDFRSIMLALAAYNAGPGAVQRYRGVPPYRETREYVIRVLSERDRILRQ from the coding sequence ATGACGCTGCTCGAAAGCCGGGCGTCGGCCACAACAGGCTCTTCAGGAATCGCCGCAGCCCGCGCGACCGCCCTCAGATACCAGAACCACCCCGCGTTGCGTGCGAACAATATCCCGGCGGCGGAGTGGGTGGCGCTCTTTCAGGCGCTTGTGAAGCAGGAAAGCGGGTTCAATCCAGGCGCTTTGAGCAACAAGGGCGCAATCGGATACGCCCAACTGATGCCCGCTACTGCCGCGGCGTTGGGCGTGAATCCACACGACCCCATGCAAAATCTTGATGGGGGCGCTCGGTATCTGCTCACGCAAATTCAAGACTTTCGGTCAATCATGCTGGCCCTCGCCGCGTATAACGCTGGCCCAGGTGCCGTGCAGAGGTATCGGGGCGTCCCGCCTTACAGGGAAACCCGTGAATATGTGATCCGCGTCCTTTCGGAGCGGGATCGCATCCTTCGGCAATAG
- a CDS encoding acyl-homoserine-lactone synthase: MNNDLQTAVLRLPQTVRDWDLVAKFLAFRKEIFVDHKGWPIFHTDEHEFDNYDGGFDPVYIVAHRGRDVVGGLRLKRTDGRFGSGTVTYSYMIRDAWLGLLPGLPQNLCAVEPPVSTSVWEMTRFVAAREPEVVEALLLAANDFLFTESADECLFLGSRAFPRLARMLGWEVRLMGEVVGNDDGKFVAFRCPVMDPATALTKCRGLDRLLGRGTPGMLPILS, encoded by the coding sequence ATGAATAACGATCTTCAGACAGCCGTCCTGCGGCTGCCACAAACAGTTCGTGATTGGGACCTGGTGGCGAAGTTCCTTGCTTTCCGGAAAGAAATTTTTGTTGACCACAAAGGCTGGCCGATCTTTCACACCGACGAACATGAGTTCGACAACTATGATGGTGGCTTTGATCCGGTCTATATTGTCGCCCATCGTGGCCGTGATGTTGTCGGTGGGCTGCGGCTAAAACGGACCGACGGGCGCTTTGGCTCGGGCACGGTGACGTATTCATACATGATCCGGGATGCGTGGCTCGGATTGCTGCCAGGGCTGCCCCAAAACCTTTGCGCGGTCGAGCCACCAGTAAGCACGAGCGTTTGGGAGATGACACGTTTTGTTGCGGCCCGCGAACCCGAGGTCGTCGAAGCCCTGCTTCTGGCTGCCAACGACTTTCTGTTCACGGAATCTGCAGACGAATGCCTGTTTCTAGGTTCCCGAGCCTTTCCACGCCTGGCACGCATGCTTGGTTGGGAGGTACGGCTCATGGGGGAAGTCGTCGGCAATGACGACGGCAAGTTTGTAGCGTTTAGATGCCCGGTTATGGATCCGGCAACGGCTCTGACGAAATGTCGGGGGCTGGATCGCCTGCTTGGGCGCGGAACGCCCGGTATGCTTCCCATCCTATCTTAG